From the Gemmatimonadaceae bacterium genome, the window TGGGGCTAGGGGCTAGGGGTAGAGCATGATGAGAAAACCGGACCTTGATGCCTGAACGTTCGCACCCTAGCCCCTATTCTCTAGCCCCTCGCCCCTTCCTCCGCATACATGACTTTCTTCACCGCGGCGATCGTTTTCGCCGCGTCCGGTTTCGCGGCACGCTCGAGATTCTTCGCGTACGGCATTGGAACGTCTGCCTGGTGGACGCGCAAAACGGGAGCGTCGAGATAGTCGAAGCACTCGCGCTGCACGAAGTCGACGACCTGAGCACCGATGCCCGCGAGCTCCCAACCTTCCTCGAGCACGACGGCGCGATTCGTCTTCTGCACCGACGCGCGGATCGCTTCGTAATCCATCGGGCGCACCGTGCGCAGATCGACGACGTCGATGCGAATGCCATCCTTCGCCAACTGATCGGCCGCCTGCATCGCGACGAGCGCCATCTTGCCGTTCGTGATGATCGAGCAGTGATCGCCTTCTCGCTTGAGATCGGCGACGCCGATCGGGATGAGATACTCCTCGTCAGGCACCTCACCCTTGATGTTGTACAACATCTCACCTTCGAGAAAGCAAACGGGATTGTCGTCCCGGATCGAGCTCTTGAGGAGGCCCTTCGCGTCGTACGGCGTTCCCGGCGTCACGACCTTGAGGCCGGGGATGTGCGCGAGCCACGACTCGAACGCCTGCGAGTGCTGCGCCGACAGCTGCAGCGCCGCACCGTTCGGTCCACGGAATACGATCGGTACATTATACTGCCCACCGCTCATGTACAGCATTTTGGCGGCGGAGTTCAATACTTGATCAAGCGCGAGGACGGCGAAATTCCACGTCATGAACTCGACGACCGGCCGCAAGCCAACCATTGCCGCGCCGACGCCGACACCAGCGAAGCCGAGCTCCGTGATCGGCGTGTCGACGATACGCATCTCCCCGAACTCCTGGAGCAGGCCTTTAGAGACTTTGTAAGCTCCTTGATAGACGCCGACCTCCTCGCCCATGAGGAAAACGCGATCGTCACGTTGCATTTCCTCACGGAGTGCTTGATTGAGGGCGTCTCGGTAAGTGATAACGGCCACGATGAGGTGCCAGGTGATGGGTGCCAGGTGCTAGCGATTCAGTCTGCGGCGACCGGCTGCGCGGTCGAGTCGCTTGTCGTATCGACGTACACGTCCTCGTACAATGCTTCGAGCGGTGGCTCGGGGCTCTTGTCGGCGAAGTCCCACGCATCCTGCACGGTCGCCTTGATCTCCGCGTCGATGCGCTGCAGCTCTTCGTCGGTGAGCTCGCCGTTCTCCTGCATGTGTACGCGCAGAAGCACGATGGGATCCCGCTTCATGTACTCGTCGAGCTCGGCCTTCGTCCGATATGTGCCGCTGACGGCGTCGGACATCGAGTGGCCCATGAAGCGATAGGTGCGGACCTCGAGCAGCGTCGGGATTTGATCGCGACGTGCGCGATCGACCGCTTCCTGCGTCGCCGCGCGCACGGCGAAGACGTCCTGCCCGTCACACTGCGCGCGCGGCATGTTGTACGACGCGCCGCGCTCGTAGATGTCGTGGATCGCCGACGCGCGCTCGAGCGCGGTCCCCATGCCGTATCGATTGTTCTCGATGACGTACACGACCGGGAGCTTCCACAGCCCTGCCATATTGAGCGCTTCGTGGAACGCGCCCGTGTTCACGACTGACTCGCCCATGTAGCAGATGCAAACCTGATCGCCACCGCGGTACTTGATCGCGAAGCCAACGCCGGTCCCGAGCGGCACGTGAGCACCGACGATGCCATGCCCGCCGAGGAAGTTCACGTTGCGGTCGAAGAGGTGCATCGATCCGCCCTTGCCACGCACGACGCCGTC encodes:
- a CDS encoding pyruvate dehydrogenase complex E1 component subunit beta, which gives rise to MAVITYRDALNQALREEMQRDDRVFLMGEEVGVYQGAYKVSKGLLQEFGEMRIVDTPITELGFAGVGVGAAMVGLRPVVEFMTWNFAVLALDQVLNSAAKMLYMSGGQYNVPIVFRGPNGAALQLSAQHSQAFESWLAHIPGLKVVTPGTPYDAKGLLKSSIRDDNPVCFLEGEMLYNIKGEVPDEEYLIPIGVADLKREGDHCSIITNGKMALVAMQAADQLAKDGIRIDVVDLRTVRPMDYEAIRASVQKTNRAVVLEEGWELAGIGAQVVDFVQRECFDYLDAPVLRVHQADVPMPYAKNLERAAKPDAAKTIAAVKKVMYAEEGARG
- the pdhA gene encoding pyruvate dehydrogenase (acetyl-transferring) E1 component subunit alpha, which codes for MPAKKKNEPTMTATETATSGNGKSNPDLDRELLRSMLLQRRFEERCAEAYALGKIGGFCHLYIGQEGVSTGTLSILRPDDYVITTYRDHGQALARGISPRAVMAELFGRADGVVRGKGGSMHLFDRNVNFLGGHGIVGAHVPLGTGVGFAIKYRGGDQVCICYMGESVVNTGAFHEALNMAGLWKLPVVYVIENNRYGMGTALERASAIHDIYERGASYNMPRAQCDGQDVFAVRAATQEAVDRARRDQIPTLLEVRTYRFMGHSMSDAVSGTYRTKAELDEYMKRDPIVLLRVHMQENGELTDEELQRIDAEIKATVQDAWDFADKSPEPPLEALYEDVYVDTTSDSTAQPVAAD